Proteins encoded by one window of Candidatus Odinarchaeum yellowstonii:
- a CDS encoding SIS domain-containing protein, whose amino-acid sequence MWDELEKKYDKLGVKENILTLGESVKNTLSLESSRVEEAASKLRECSNIILTGAGDKYIIPCISKIIWRYYSKKPIEVYHSRCLVEQDLMLDNDSAVIFLSQSGATYDTIQAFKKLNYKIKLAVWITNLKHTAPGSIYDLKTENCIILNTHTIKYPEKPLISTSTFQTTLALLNDLLLTTINTPEALDLKKTQREKLPALIEETAKNPKIIEWAKRKALELVKHRGETFYVVGDGIRYLIAVKQAVIMFMEGCKQDACHMRAEEFIHSLIETLEPENPVKKPLILLNPHRSFASESLMKTARYITKMWRKYAGEDKIILTSPYDFIKNRLGGLAGNLLSPALYAIPLMWLTYYYALTLGVDPGISRLVSKIRRRSHI is encoded by the coding sequence GTGTGGGATGAACTCGAGAAAAAATATGATAAACTCGGAGTTAAAGAGAATATTTTAACACTAGGTGAAAGCGTTAAAAACACTTTAAGCTTAGAGTCTAGTAGAGTAGAGGAGGCTGCTAGTAAGCTCAGAGAGTGCTCGAATATTATTCTCACAGGCGCAGGGGATAAATATATTATACCATGCATTTCAAAAATTATCTGGCGTTATTACTCTAAAAAACCCATCGAAGTATATCATTCCCGTTGCTTAGTTGAACAGGATCTGATGTTAGACAATGACAGCGCTGTAATATTTCTCTCTCAATCCGGCGCTACATATGATACGATTCAAGCTTTTAAAAAACTGAATTATAAAATAAAACTAGCGGTTTGGATTACAAACCTTAAACATACGGCACCGGGTTCAATCTATGATTTAAAAACGGAGAACTGCATTATACTTAACACTCACACCATTAAATACCCTGAAAAACCTTTAATATCCACTTCCACATTCCAAACCACTTTAGCTCTACTAAACGATCTTCTTCTAACAACGATTAACACACCTGAAGCCTTAGATCTTAAAAAAACTCAGAGAGAGAAACTCCCAGCCCTAATCGAAGAAACAGCTAAAAACCCTAAGATCATAGAGTGGGCTAAGAGAAAAGCCTTAGAATTAGTAAAACACCGCGGTGAAACATTCTACGTAGTAGGGGACGGAATCAGATATTTAATCGCTGTTAAACAGGCTGTAATAATGTTTATGGAGGGATGTAAGCAAGACGCCTGTCATATGAGAGCTGAGGAGTTTATACACAGTTTAATAGAGACGCTTGAACCTGAAAACCCGGTGAAAAAACCACTTATACTACTTAACCCTCACCGCTCATTCGCGAGTGAAAGCTTAATGAAAACAGCACGATACATAACTAAAATGTGGAGGAAGTATGCCGGAGAAGATAAAATTATATTAACCAGCCCCTACGATTTTATAAAAAACAGGCTGGGGGGCCTTGCTGGAAATTTACTCTCACCAGCACTTTACGCGATACCTTTAATGTGGTTAACCTACTATTACGCTCTAACACTCGGGGTTGATCCTGGCATAAGCAGGTTAGTGAGCAAGATTAGAAGAAGATCACACATTTAA
- the glmM gene encoding phosphoglucosamine mutase → MNRLFGTNGIRGVVNVDLTADFALKIGKAVGTYFKTGPILIGSDGRVSGLMLKNAIISGLLSVGVNAIDVGLAPTPAIQYAIRELTSRGAVIVTASHNPPEFNGVKVVGSDGVEVSTIEEQEIEKIYFLNSYATVNWRNVGWCDRREDILKIYMDSIIRKVDVTLIKKTGLKVVVDAGNGVGGLVTPYLTTIAGCETITVNSNLDGFFPGRNPEPNDENLQLLKKTVKETGADIGIAHDGDADRVVFVDEKGSFITGDKSFALLVIKTLSKIKKGIVVTPIATSNIVKDVVEQYGGRLITTRVGSVIVARTLKEVDGVIGGEENGGIFYAPHQYVRDGAMGAMLMLEYLAETGEALSKLIEKLPKYYQVKKKLSCPDSFKEKLLNKLKEKLKNYNLDTTDGLKIYAENGWVLIRASGTEPIVRCYAESRSQKEAERLSKWGVELVDEELKELKS, encoded by the coding sequence TTGAACAGATTATTCGGAACAAACGGCATACGCGGCGTTGTAAACGTAGATTTAACCGCAGACTTTGCTCTTAAAATAGGCAAGGCTGTGGGCACATATTTTAAAACAGGTCCTATATTAATAGGCTCAGACGGCAGAGTCAGCGGTTTAATGCTAAAAAACGCTATTATTTCAGGTTTACTATCCGTTGGAGTGAACGCTATAGATGTGGGGTTAGCTCCAACCCCTGCTATTCAATATGCTATTAGAGAGTTAACCTCACGCGGCGCTGTAATCGTAACAGCTTCACATAACCCACCTGAATTTAATGGAGTTAAAGTTGTAGGCTCAGACGGGGTGGAGGTTTCAACAATAGAGGAGCAGGAGATTGAAAAAATATATTTTCTGAACAGCTACGCTACCGTGAACTGGCGTAATGTAGGATGGTGCGATAGAAGAGAAGATATTTTAAAAATTTATATGGATAGCATAATCCGAAAAGTAGATGTAACACTAATTAAAAAAACAGGTTTAAAGGTAGTTGTAGATGCAGGCAACGGTGTCGGCGGGTTGGTGACACCCTACCTTACAACAATCGCCGGCTGCGAGACGATTACAGTAAACTCCAACTTAGACGGTTTTTTCCCTGGGAGAAACCCTGAGCCAAACGATGAAAACTTACAGCTTCTTAAAAAAACTGTTAAAGAGACAGGTGCGGATATAGGAATCGCCCATGACGGCGACGCGGATCGAGTTGTATTCGTCGACGAAAAAGGCTCGTTTATAACAGGTGATAAAAGCTTCGCGCTGTTAGTAATAAAAACGCTTTCAAAAATAAAAAAAGGGATAGTTGTAACCCCGATAGCCACCTCTAATATAGTGAAAGATGTCGTTGAACAATACGGTGGGCGGCTTATTACTACCAGAGTTGGCAGTGTAATCGTAGCTAGAACTTTGAAAGAAGTTGACGGCGTTATCGGCGGTGAAGAGAATGGTGGAATATTCTACGCCCCTCATCAATATGTTAGAGACGGCGCGATGGGTGCTATGCTAATGCTTGAATATTTAGCTGAGACAGGTGAAGCATTGTCAAAGTTAATTGAAAAACTACCGAAATACTATCAGGTTAAGAAGAAACTTTCATGCCCGGATTCTTTTAAAGAAAAACTATTAAATAAGTTAAAAGAGAAATTGAAAAACTACAATTTAGATACAACAGATGGGCTTAAAATATACGCGGAGAACGGCTGGGTTTTAATCAGAGCTTCTGGCACAGAGCCAATCGTAAGATGCTACGCTGAATCCCGTTCACAGAAAGAGGCGGAGCGGCTTTCTAAATGGGGTGTTGAATTAGTAGACGAGGAGTTGAAAGAATTAAAAAGTTAA
- a CDS encoding 30S ribosomal protein S19, giving the protein MPREFTYRGFTIEELQKMSMDQFINLIPSRYRRSLKRVSQQQKKFLEKIRKIKSSGKSGVKIRTHFREAVILPEMVGLTIYVHNGKEFLPVEITPEHIGHYLGEFAPTCKKVVHGNPGIGATKSSLYVPLK; this is encoded by the coding sequence ATGCCGCGTGAATTCACTTACAGAGGTTTTACAATAGAGGAATTGCAGAAGATGAGCATGGATCAGTTTATTAATCTAATTCCAAGTAGATATAGGCGAAGTTTGAAAAGGGTCTCGCAGCAACAGAAAAAATTCTTAGAGAAGATAAGAAAGATTAAATCTTCAGGTAAATCAGGTGTTAAAATAAGAACTCATTTTAGAGAAGCTGTGATTCTACCAGAAATGGTTGGTTTAACAATATACGTGCATAACGGTAAAGAATTTCTCCCTGTTGAGATCACTCCCGAGCATATAGGCCATTATCTAGGCGAATTCGCGCCTACATGCAAGAAAGTGGTTCACGGCAACCCTGGTATAGGAGCGACCAAGTCTTCACTATATGTGCCTCTAAAGTAG
- a CDS encoding ATP-binding cassette domain-containing protein: MSNNFVVELENVYYIRDRRVILRDITWRVSTGERWVILGENGAGKTTLLKIISGYIWPSKGVVKVLGNLFGEINLRNLRRRIGFVSPDLLPYIPTAESFLQVILSGKFASFGLYDKPLKDDLEYAGKIIDFLDCSKIKYEAFSNLSRGEQQRSLIGRALMANPSLLLLDEPCQGLDLPSRERMLSLIDKLSRERRNITIILVVHNLEEIPISFTHALLLKKGGVMKTGRIEDVLTSENISELYNYPLKVKRNGRRFFAYS; the protein is encoded by the coding sequence ATGTCAAACAACTTCGTAGTGGAGCTTGAAAACGTATACTATATTAGGGATAGGCGTGTAATTCTAAGAGACATAACCTGGCGGGTTTCCACAGGGGAAAGATGGGTCATTCTAGGTGAGAACGGCGCCGGTAAAACCACGCTTTTAAAGATCATCTCCGGTTATATATGGCCTTCTAAAGGTGTAGTTAAAGTTTTAGGTAATCTATTCGGGGAAATAAATTTGAGAAATCTACGACGGAGAATAGGCTTCGTATCCCCGGATCTACTCCCCTATATTCCCACCGCTGAAAGTTTTCTCCAAGTCATATTATCAGGTAAATTTGCAAGCTTCGGCTTATACGATAAACCTTTGAAAGATGATTTAGAATACGCTGGTAAAATAATAGATTTTTTAGATTGCTCTAAAATAAAATATGAAGCTTTTAGCAATCTTTCAAGGGGAGAGCAGCAGAGAAGTCTTATAGGAAGAGCTTTAATGGCTAACCCTAGTCTCCTATTATTAGATGAACCATGCCAAGGCTTAGACCTACCAAGCCGAGAGCGAATGCTTAGCTTAATAGATAAGTTAAGCCGTGAAAGAAGGAATATAACGATTATACTAGTTGTTCATAATCTTGAAGAAATACCTATAAGCTTCACACACGCTCTTTTATTAAAAAAGGGGGGTGTGATGAAGACAGGGCGTATAGAAGACGTGTTAACATCTGAAAACATAAGCGAATTATACAACTATCCGTTGAAAGTGAAAAGAAATGGGAGAAGGTTCTTCGCTTATAGTTGA
- a CDS encoding ferredoxin: MKVNRELCIACGSCYSVCPEVYESDDEGKSKIVAKYLKTQSEKYSIGEVGEDLKKCAKEGAEVCGVEAIEIS; this comes from the coding sequence GTGAAAGTTAACCGCGAACTATGCATCGCATGCGGTTCATGCTACTCGGTGTGCCCTGAAGTTTATGAAAGTGATGATGAAGGGAAATCTAAGATAGTCGCGAAATACTTGAAAACACAGTCTGAGAAATATAGCATAGGCGAAGTTGGTGAAGACCTTAAAAAATGCGCTAAAGAAGGCGCGGAAGTCTGTGGAGTGGAAGCGATCGAAATAAGCTAG
- a CDS encoding 50S ribosomal protein L22 has protein sequence MPKFRYSIIGVDPDTTAKGSAREVRASPKETLEVCAAIKNMRLSEAKKYLEDVIKKRRPVPFRIHKKKVPHKRGLDKWYAGRYPVKSAIEVLKVLQNVEANAEAKGLDVDGLKIIHAAVHRGRLIRKAIPRAFGRATPYYECLIHIEIVASQLAVGEMEEVA, from the coding sequence ATGCCTAAATTCCGTTACTCCATAATCGGGGTGGACCCGGATACCACAGCTAAGGGTAGTGCACGTGAGGTCCGCGCGTCTCCTAAGGAGACTTTAGAGGTCTGCGCTGCGATTAAGAATATGAGGTTAAGTGAAGCTAAAAAATACCTTGAAGACGTGATAAAAAAACGTAGGCCTGTGCCTTTCAGAATCCATAAGAAGAAGGTACCGCATAAAAGGGGTTTAGATAAATGGTATGCGGGTCGTTATCCTGTGAAATCGGCTATTGAAGTTTTGAAGGTTCTTCAAAACGTTGAAGCTAACGCTGAGGCTAAGGGCCTTGACGTTGACGGGTTGAAAATAATTCACGCCGCTGTTCATAGAGGCCGTTTAATTAGAAAAGCGATCCCGAGAGCCTTCGGGAGAGCTACACCCTATTATGAATGCTTAATTCACATAGAGATCGTAGCCTCACAGCTAGCTGTAGGAGAGATGGAGGAGGTAGCCTAG
- a CDS encoding 30S ribosomal protein S3, translating into MPAKTHFVQTGIKHTEIDAFLAKELSKAGYSGVDVQKTPLGARVIIYAERPGMVIGRSGKNIRDLTTILEEKFGLENPQIEVSELEIPELKARVVANLLVQRLERGDHFRRAAYAIMRRVMAAGSKGVEIKISGKLSSERAKYQKFHDGVICKAGEPAMIYVDHAALQAYLKPGVIGVQVKIMPPDVEMPDVVKIKPRAEPAPVKEEVKQPATVEESARTETIAAEESKTSVKADTTPESPTQEVKAEPEIEDLKEE; encoded by the coding sequence ATGCCTGCTAAAACACACTTTGTTCAAACAGGAATAAAACACACTGAAATAGACGCTTTCCTTGCGAAAGAGTTAAGTAAAGCAGGTTACAGCGGTGTCGACGTTCAAAAAACACCTTTAGGGGCTAGAGTTATAATCTACGCTGAGCGCCCTGGAATGGTGATAGGTAGATCAGGTAAGAACATAAGGGATTTAACAACTATACTAGAAGAGAAATTCGGGCTTGAAAACCCTCAAATCGAGGTTAGCGAACTAGAAATACCTGAGCTTAAAGCCCGTGTTGTAGCCAACCTGCTAGTTCAGAGATTAGAGCGCGGAGATCACTTCCGTAGAGCAGCTTACGCGATTATGAGAAGAGTTATGGCTGCTGGCTCTAAAGGTGTTGAAATAAAGATCTCCGGTAAGCTTTCAAGTGAGAGAGCTAAATATCAGAAGTTCCATGACGGCGTTATTTGTAAAGCAGGTGAGCCTGCGATGATTTACGTGGACCACGCCGCGCTTCAAGCTTATCTTAAACCCGGAGTGATTGGTGTTCAAGTAAAAATAATGCCCCCGGATGTTGAAATGCCTGACGTTGTTAAAATAAAACCGAGAGCGGAACCCGCTCCAGTTAAAGAGGAGGTTAAACAACCTGCCACTGTTGAGGAATCAGCTAGAACAGAGACCATAGCCGCTGAAGAATCGAAAACCAGTGTAAAAGCGGATACTACACCAGAATCTCCAACTCAAGAAGTTAAAGCAGAGCCTGAGATTGAAGATTTAAAGGAGGAGTAG
- the rpmC gene encoding 50S ribosomal protein L29 has protein sequence MNQIRNMSDEELDKKIGELYAELSQQRVLIAGGGAVENPSRIRLLRRTIAKLLTVKNERSRKTEAK, from the coding sequence ATGAATCAAATCCGTAACATGAGCGACGAAGAGCTTGATAAAAAAATAGGTGAATTATACGCTGAGCTATCCCAGCAGAGAGTTCTTATAGCAGGGGGAGGAGCGGTTGAAAACCCTAGTAGAATCAGATTACTGAGGAGAACTATAGCTAAACTTTTAACAGTTAAAAACGAGCGTTCAAGAAAAACGGAGGCTAAGTGA